In one window of Canis lupus baileyi chromosome 12, mCanLup2.hap1, whole genome shotgun sequence DNA:
- the HMGCS2 gene encoding hydroxymethylglutaryl-CoA synthase, mitochondrial, whose protein sequence is MQRLLTSVKRVFQVKTTMKEAFLSPASLLPGAHQRLSTISAGPLAKTDTWPKDVGILALEVYFPAQYVDQTDLEKYNNVEAGRYTVGLGQTHMGFCSVQEDINSLCLTVVQRLMERTQLPWDSVGWLEVGTETIIDRSKAVKTVLMELFQDSGNTDIEGIDTTNACYGGTASLFNAANWVESSSWDGRYAMVVCGDIAVYPSGNARPTGGAGAVAMLVGPKAPLTLERGLRGTHMENVYDFYKPDAATEYPIVDGKLSIQCYLRALDRCYTLYRQKIQKQWKQAGIDRPFTLDDLQFMIFHTPFCKMVQKSLARLMFNDFLSASSDTQTSLYKELETFRGLKLEDTYTNKDMDKALQKVSLDSFNKKTKASLYLSTHNGNMYTSSLYGCLASLLSQHSAQDLAGSRIGAFSYGSGLAASFFSFRVSQDASPGSPLEKLVSSMSDLPKRLASRKRMSPQEFTEIMDQREQFYHKVNFSPPGDTSSLFPGTWYLERVDELYRRKYARRPV, encoded by the exons ATGCAACGGCTGTTGACTTCAGTGAAGAGGGTTTTCCAAGTAAAGACAACAATGAAGGAAGCCTTCCTCTCACCAGCTAGCCTTCTTCCAGGAGCCCACCAAAG GCTTTCTACAATCTCTGCTGGCCCCTTGGCCAAAACAGACACTTGGCCAAAGGATGTGGGCATCCTTGCCCTGGAGGTCTATTTCCCTGCCCAGTATGTGGACCAAACAGACCTGGAGAAGTATAACAATGTGGAAGCAGGGAGGTACACGGTGGGCTTGGGCCAAACCCATATGGGCTTCTGCTCCGTCCAGGAGGACATCAACTCCCTGTGCCTGACGGTGGTGCAGCGGCTGATGGAACGCACACAGCTCCCATGGGACTCTGTGGGTTGGCTGGAAGTGGGCACTGAGACCATCATTGACAGGTCCAAGGCTGTCAAAACAGTGCTCATGGAGCTCTTCCAGGATTCGGGCAATACTGACATTGAGGGCATAGATACCACCAATGCCTGCTACGGTGGCACTGCCTCCCTCTTCAATGCTGCCAACTGGGTGGAATCCAGCTCCTGGGATG GTCGCTATGCGATGGTGGTCTGTGGAGACATTGCAGTGTATCCCAGTGGGAATGCTCGCCCCACAGGTGGGGCTGGAGCTGTGGCCATGCTAGTTGGGCCCAAGGCCCCTCTGACCCTCGAGAGAG GGCTTAGAGGAACCCACATGGAGAATGTATACGACTTCTACAAACCAGATGCGGCTACAGAGTACCCAATAGTGGATGGGAAGCTCTCCATCCAGTGCTACCTACGGGCCTTGGACAGGTGTTACACATTATACCGTCAAAAAATCCAGAAACAGTGGAAACAAG CTGGCATCGATCGGCCTTTCACTCTCGATGACTTACAGTTTATGATCTTTCACACACCCTTCTGCAAGATGGTCCAGAAATCCCTGGCTCGCCTGATGTTCAATGACTTCCTGTCAGCCAGCAGTGACACACAGACCAGCCTCTATAAGGAGCTGGAGACCTTCAG GGGGCTGAAGCTGGAAGACACCTACACCAACAAGGACATGGATAAAGCACTTCAAAAGGTCTCCCTGGACTCATTCAACAAGAAAACCAAGGCCTCCCTTTACCTCTCCACACACAATGGGAATATGTACACCTCATCTCTTTACGGGTGCCTGGCTTCCCTTCTGTCCCA GCACTCTGCCCAAGACTTGGCTGGCTCCAGGATTGGGGCCTTCTCTTACGGCTCTGGCTTGGCAGcaagttttttttcatttagagtGTCCCAGGATGCTTCTCCAG GATCCCCCCTGGAGAAGCTGGTGTCTAGTATGTCAGACCTGCCAAAACGTCTCGCCTCCCGGAAGCGTATGTCCCCTCAGGAGTTCACAGAAATAATGGACCAAAGGGAACAATTCTACCATAAGG TGAATTTCTCACCACCTGGGGACACAAGCAGTCTTTTCCCAGGCACGTGGTACCTGGAGCGGGTGGATGAGCTGTATCGCCGCAAGTACGCACGGCGACCAGTGTAA